A single window of Granulicella mallensis MP5ACTX8 DNA harbors:
- a CDS encoding energy transducer TonB: MRQVLVVASLALLPVLAHAQVSTPSANLQANATVQPISFVRPAAAAAVAPAPAPAPNTHIVRPAHEYIQADVDPSFTEAALRQGGTLSYTMNGSNQSIEPASPVLVHVVGTLVPLEQASVDSDVKVHLTVDAQGIPHNLVIAKSAGAELDAKTLEAVNQYRFKPAMFNNRPVSANVTVEIKTQNQK; the protein is encoded by the coding sequence ATGCGCCAAGTTCTAGTAGTAGCGTCTCTCGCCCTGCTTCCCGTTTTGGCCCACGCCCAGGTCAGCACCCCTTCGGCGAACCTCCAGGCCAATGCCACCGTTCAGCCCATCAGCTTTGTTCGCCCTGCCGCAGCAGCCGCTGTTGCACCGGCACCCGCTCCTGCTCCCAACACCCACATTGTGCGTCCTGCCCATGAGTACATTCAGGCAGACGTAGATCCGAGCTTCACCGAGGCCGCATTGCGCCAGGGCGGTACGCTCTCCTACACGATGAACGGCAGCAACCAGTCGATCGAGCCGGCGTCTCCTGTGCTCGTCCACGTCGTCGGAACGCTCGTACCTCTTGAGCAGGCTTCCGTCGATAGCGACGTCAAGGTTCACCTCACCGTCGACGCACAGGGCATCCCGCACAACCTGGTCATTGCCAAGTCGGCAGGCGCCGAGCTGGACGCGAAGACCCTCGAAGCTGTGAACCAGTACCGCTTCAAGCCGGCCATGTTCAATAACCGTCCCGTCTCGGCAAATGTCACCGTCGAGATCAAGACCCAGAACCAGAAGTAA
- a CDS encoding c-type cytochrome domain-containing protein yields the protein MPTSKTLQATALTLAFAGLVGSAALWRPNPVSAHADPAPDTEAFYTQKVQPILQTNCYRCHGGINHRGGLQIDTKAGLLKGGHDGAVIVPGHADQSLLVKLINHAGPANDPMPMPPKDKLSDADIATVTQWIQAGAIMPAEAAK from the coding sequence ATGCCGACTTCGAAGACTTTGCAAGCCACCGCGCTTACTCTCGCCTTTGCTGGCCTTGTTGGGAGCGCCGCACTTTGGCGCCCGAACCCGGTCTCTGCCCATGCGGATCCCGCGCCCGATACAGAGGCCTTCTACACCCAGAAGGTGCAGCCGATCCTGCAGACCAACTGCTATCGCTGCCATGGCGGCATCAACCATCGCGGTGGGCTACAGATCGACACGAAGGCGGGTCTGCTGAAGGGTGGACACGACGGTGCTGTCATCGTTCCGGGGCATGCCGATCAATCGCTGCTGGTCAAGCTCATCAACCACGCCGGTCCCGCGAATGATCCCATGCCGATGCCGCCGAAGGATAAGCTCTCCGATGCCGATATCGCCACGGTCACGCAGTGGATCCAGGCGGGAGCAATTATGCCTGCGGAAGCAGCAAAGTAA
- a CDS encoding LPS-assembly protein LptD, with protein sequence MKSSKLKLVDGLTQAPSGKRIRQRRLAMQLVLLFITTILAPLGHQHLEAQEVAREEPPAAASQAVLPEAPTPQQDGPLDLTQIPHATPFSPGKVPDRVVLESDNPQTKTGDVLAASGNVVITYRDHIIYADSVTYDKATGEVNATGHLKVIGGENDEHIEASHGTYNLHTGTGRFYDVSGSVGLGKTNAKESVVTPVITSTSATGGRTGPRSAGYQNSNPFLFEGRVVVKTGPENYDVYDGAVTSCLLPNPDWQLFANHFNMDGDKAKAYSSNFRLLGIPVFYLPYVTHPVDADERQSGLLIPTIGYSSASKDTGSKGFTIGEQAYLTLGRSADLTVGTLYYSLRGFSENGTFRYRGPGDDFLTAHFSALQDRGFTSAAGLYQNQGGQDITVGYRKQLTTTTRAVVDAEYLSSYIYREVFTENFNQAVSSDITSTLYLMHERNGFALDGRVDRYQGLKVVAIGTTPGEEVKIFHAPSIDLSADDHRIEGTPLLWDLDTSVAALKRTQPDFASAGMTERVDVHPELSLPLHLEGWNVMSSLGARDTFYSRSRQAPYGANATPIELTQTVNRSDFEATVDIRPPVLERTFTVPARFRKLLGDEVRHTIEPDITYRDVQGISNFLNILRFDDIDLASNTDELAYGVTQHLYFRPRPKPKKAAPKPGCPVQEAGTEQSTGGSDGGANLPDVFNPTPQAANNDANGIPNAWAAAPDVPLRTHGHHPDPCAPDAAPANPPQQEWFSWRLEQKHFFNQTFGGAVIDRRRNIFDSTLSFSGVAFLTEPRSTSPLISRMRFRTSGHTDIEYDFDYDTGATKFTSQNVFLDVHSSRFFGGFSYARLNAPGRFYTEVIDTTTNTATGLTSSAVSDFSQMRVLLGYGTPSKPGLSAAVGSGIDLKLGSAQYVTVQTGYNWNCCGLSVEYRKYDFGTIRNEGTPSFSFTLANIGSAGNLRRNQSLF encoded by the coding sequence ATGAAATCGTCTAAGCTCAAACTTGTGGACGGTCTCACTCAAGCCCCCAGCGGCAAACGAATTCGGCAGCGCCGCCTTGCGATGCAACTGGTGCTTCTGTTCATAACTACCATTCTCGCGCCCCTGGGTCATCAACATCTAGAGGCTCAGGAGGTGGCGAGGGAGGAACCTCCTGCTGCCGCAAGTCAGGCTGTACTGCCTGAGGCGCCCACTCCACAGCAGGACGGACCGCTGGATCTGACGCAGATTCCTCACGCCACGCCGTTCTCTCCCGGCAAAGTCCCCGACCGCGTCGTGCTCGAATCCGACAATCCGCAGACCAAGACCGGAGATGTGCTTGCCGCCTCCGGCAATGTCGTCATCACCTATCGCGACCACATCATCTACGCGGACTCGGTGACCTATGACAAGGCTACCGGCGAGGTCAACGCCACAGGTCACCTGAAAGTGATCGGCGGAGAAAACGACGAGCATATCGAAGCCTCGCACGGAACCTACAACCTGCATACCGGCACCGGCCGCTTCTACGATGTCTCCGGCTCGGTCGGGTTGGGGAAAACCAATGCCAAAGAGTCTGTCGTTACCCCGGTTATTACCTCTACCTCCGCAACCGGCGGCCGAACCGGACCCCGGTCGGCTGGTTACCAGAACTCGAACCCGTTCCTCTTTGAAGGGCGCGTCGTCGTCAAGACCGGGCCGGAGAACTATGACGTCTACGACGGCGCGGTAACCTCCTGCCTTCTGCCCAACCCGGACTGGCAGCTCTTCGCCAACCACTTCAACATGGATGGCGATAAAGCGAAGGCCTACAGCTCCAACTTCAGGCTGCTGGGCATCCCTGTGTTCTATCTGCCTTACGTGACGCATCCCGTCGATGCCGACGAGCGCCAATCGGGTCTGTTGATTCCGACCATCGGCTATTCGAGCGCCAGTAAGGACACCGGCTCGAAGGGATTCACGATCGGCGAGCAGGCCTACCTTACGCTGGGCCGCTCGGCTGATTTGACGGTAGGAACGCTGTACTACTCGCTGCGCGGTTTTTCAGAGAACGGCACCTTCCGCTATCGCGGTCCGGGCGACGACTTTCTTACTGCCCACTTCTCCGCGCTGCAGGACCGTGGTTTTACCTCGGCTGCAGGCCTCTATCAGAACCAGGGCGGCCAGGACATCACCGTTGGCTACCGGAAGCAGCTCACGACAACCACCCGCGCTGTCGTCGACGCCGAGTATCTCAGCTCCTACATCTACCGCGAGGTCTTCACGGAGAACTTCAACCAGGCTGTGAGCTCCGACATTACTTCGACTCTTTACCTGATGCACGAGCGCAACGGATTCGCGCTGGATGGCCGGGTCGACCGCTATCAGGGTCTCAAGGTGGTGGCCATTGGCACCACGCCCGGAGAAGAGGTAAAGATCTTTCATGCGCCTTCGATCGATCTTTCGGCGGACGATCACCGGATCGAAGGAACCCCTCTGCTCTGGGACCTGGATACCTCGGTCGCAGCCCTGAAGCGCACGCAGCCTGACTTTGCTTCAGCCGGCATGACCGAACGCGTCGATGTACATCCAGAGCTGTCACTACCCCTGCACCTGGAAGGCTGGAACGTGATGTCGAGCCTGGGCGCGCGCGATACGTTCTACTCTCGATCGCGCCAGGCTCCCTATGGTGCCAATGCAACTCCCATCGAACTGACCCAGACGGTTAATCGCAGCGATTTCGAGGCCACTGTGGACATTCGTCCTCCTGTTCTTGAACGTACCTTCACCGTTCCGGCCCGGTTCCGGAAGCTCCTGGGCGATGAGGTTCGTCATACGATCGAGCCGGACATCACCTATCGTGATGTGCAGGGGATCAGCAACTTCCTCAACATCCTCCGCTTCGACGACATCGATCTGGCCAGCAATACCGACGAGCTCGCGTACGGCGTTACACAGCATCTCTACTTCCGCCCACGGCCTAAGCCGAAGAAGGCCGCTCCCAAGCCCGGCTGTCCTGTGCAGGAGGCTGGCACGGAGCAGTCGACAGGGGGCTCTGACGGCGGGGCGAACCTGCCCGATGTCTTCAACCCCACACCGCAGGCAGCCAATAACGATGCCAATGGGATTCCTAACGCCTGGGCCGCCGCGCCCGACGTGCCTCTACGCACGCATGGTCACCACCCCGACCCCTGTGCGCCCGACGCGGCGCCGGCCAATCCACCGCAGCAGGAGTGGTTCAGTTGGAGGCTGGAGCAGAAGCACTTCTTCAACCAGACCTTTGGCGGCGCGGTGATCGATCGCCGCCGGAATATCTTCGACAGCACCCTCTCCTTCTCCGGCGTGGCCTTTCTCACCGAGCCGCGCAGTACCTCTCCGCTGATCTCGCGCATGCGCTTTCGCACCTCCGGTCATACGGACATTGAGTACGACTTCGACTACGACACCGGCGCGACGAAGTTCACCAGCCAGAATGTCTTCCTCGATGTTCACTCCAGCCGTTTCTTCGGCGGGTTCTCCTATGCCCGCCTGAATGCGCCGGGCCGCTTCTACACCGAGGTCATCGACACCACGACCAATACCGCTACGGGATTGACCAGTTCGGCGGTCTCTGATTTTTCACAGATGCGGGTTTTGCTCGGCTATGGCACGCCCAGTAAGCCCGGACTCTCCGCGGCGGTAGGTTCAGGCATCGATCTGAAACTTGGCAGTGCCCAGTACGTTACTGTGCAGACCGGCTACAACTGGAACTGTTGCGGCCTGAGCGTGGAGTATCGCAAGTACGACTTCGGCACCATCCGTAACGAAGGCACCCCCAGCTTCAGCTTTACGCTGGCCAATATCGGCAGCGCCGGCAACCTGCGGCGTAATCAGAGCTTGTTCTAG
- a CDS encoding DUF5715 family protein yields the protein MVDDPVVMYRTGSRQRTHSRTAVRPEIAERYPVETRREPVRVANTAVKQVPAAPHRERSSGTDEVATALPSSHEVFAQGESHPDDDERLPMHSAPIEATRQQPPAPVLRVLPPTPPIEVSADDSDIPVKPETLADAERPGQRPSPDEVIRPLAVPLYTREGRLIVPAPLKGTREILVHQNRMADAAGLSRIQDDTDLDRMRAQHLLVGFPDTPGLAVNEALPYNRRYARPWTVKFVTDTSRAFYARFHEPLHLNSAVRTVAYQLRLQRVNGNAASIEGDVASPHLTGQAIDFGKHGMSMEEIAWMRSYLLPLMQAGKLDVEEEFQQACFHISVYGSYAPQMRLPRTEFAQLHGVRAVARDEDER from the coding sequence ATGGTGGACGATCCCGTCGTGATGTATCGCACGGGATCGCGACAGAGAACGCACAGCAGGACCGCCGTCAGACCGGAGATCGCGGAGCGGTATCCGGTTGAGACACGCCGCGAACCTGTACGCGTAGCGAATACAGCGGTGAAGCAAGTTCCCGCAGCACCCCACAGAGAACGCAGCAGTGGAACAGATGAGGTAGCGACTGCGTTGCCCTCATCACATGAAGTCTTCGCACAGGGCGAGTCGCATCCGGACGATGATGAACGGCTGCCCATGCACAGTGCCCCGATCGAAGCGACGAGGCAGCAGCCACCCGCACCGGTCCTGCGTGTCTTACCCCCTACTCCACCGATAGAAGTCTCCGCCGACGACTCGGATATTCCTGTAAAGCCAGAGACCCTCGCCGATGCCGAGCGCCCCGGACAGCGTCCGTCGCCGGATGAAGTCATCCGTCCCCTGGCTGTTCCGCTCTACACGCGTGAGGGCAGGCTCATCGTTCCCGCGCCGCTCAAAGGTACGCGCGAGATTCTCGTCCACCAGAACCGCATGGCCGATGCCGCCGGGCTCTCGCGGATCCAGGACGACACCGACCTCGACCGCATGCGTGCGCAACATCTGCTTGTAGGCTTTCCCGATACTCCGGGACTAGCCGTCAACGAAGCGCTTCCCTACAATCGCCGCTATGCACGGCCCTGGACCGTGAAGTTCGTGACCGACACCTCACGCGCGTTCTACGCACGCTTTCATGAACCGCTGCACTTGAACTCGGCTGTACGCACTGTGGCCTATCAGCTTCGACTGCAGCGTGTGAATGGCAATGCCGCCTCCATCGAAGGCGATGTGGCATCGCCACATCTCACGGGACAGGCCATCGACTTCGGCAAGCACGGCATGAGCATGGAAGAGATCGCGTGGATGCGCAGCTACCTGCTGCCGCTGATGCAGGCCGGAAAGCTGGACGTGGAAGAAGAGTTCCAGCAGGCATGCTTCCACATCAGCGTCTATGGCAGCTATGCACCGCAGATGCGGCTGCCCAGAACCGAGTTTGCCCAACTGCACGGAGTGCGTGCGGTTGCGAGGGATGAAGACGAAAGATAG
- a CDS encoding FmdB family zinc ribbon protein — translation MPLYEYECSQCHRRTEKIQKFSDPELTVCPHCGGPLARTITAAAISFKGGGWYKDGYASAKPAAAGSDTSTATASDSSSAAPATPAASSPAPAAAPAAAPAAPSTASKS, via the coding sequence ATGCCGCTTTACGAGTACGAGTGCAGCCAGTGCCACCGTCGCACCGAGAAGATCCAGAAGTTCTCCGACCCCGAACTGACCGTCTGCCCCCACTGCGGCGGCCCACTCGCACGCACCATCACGGCTGCGGCCATCTCCTTCAAAGGCGGTGGGTGGTACAAGGACGGCTATGCCTCGGCCAAACCCGCGGCAGCAGGCAGCGACACCTCAACCGCCACAGCCTCGGATTCGAGCTCTGCGGCTCCGGCAACTCCTGCCGCCTCGAGCCCGGCTCCTGCAGCGGCTCCCGCCGCCGCGCCAGCCGCGCCTTCGACCGCCAGCAAAAGCTAG
- a CDS encoding DsbA family protein, translated as MFKPTRLSAVLFATLLTTLGCHAQSPASPASSPAIAAPVVGKPLSPELARRVEVLLRQKAPLPPGSTIQVGVPTASEVPGFSLISVTFSNEGKSSRPINFLISADGKTLAQFTKFDISADPKNLVSAEGRPARGGPVTAPVLIVGFDDLECPFCARLHESIFPAMINRYGDKVRIVYKDFPLDTIHPWAEHAAVDVNCIGAQSPVGYWNLVDGIHAHASDIGTSDDPKDTQKTLANATVQLDKLTREQGKLQKVDAAKLDACLAKQDTASVDASKAVGVSLGLEEAPTLFINGDKVSGALPVEFIFGIIDDALRAQGLTPPPTYVAPATTASVAGGK; from the coding sequence GTGTTTAAGCCAACGCGCCTGTCCGCCGTCCTCTTCGCCACACTCCTGACTACGCTCGGCTGTCACGCGCAAAGTCCCGCTAGTCCCGCCAGTTCGCCAGCCATCGCCGCTCCTGTCGTAGGCAAGCCTCTTTCACCGGAGTTGGCCCGTCGCGTTGAGGTTCTGCTGCGCCAGAAGGCACCGCTTCCTCCTGGTTCGACCATCCAGGTCGGCGTGCCCACCGCTTCGGAGGTGCCGGGCTTTAGCCTGATCAGCGTCACTTTCTCGAATGAAGGCAAGAGCTCCCGCCCCATCAACTTCCTGATCTCGGCCGATGGCAAGACGCTGGCGCAGTTCACCAAGTTCGACATCTCCGCCGACCCGAAGAATCTCGTCTCGGCTGAAGGTCGCCCAGCCCGCGGCGGCCCGGTCACCGCGCCCGTTCTGATCGTCGGTTTCGACGACCTCGAGTGCCCCTTCTGCGCGCGGCTGCATGAGAGCATCTTTCCCGCGATGATCAATCGCTACGGGGATAAGGTTCGCATCGTCTACAAGGACTTCCCGCTGGACACGATCCATCCCTGGGCTGAGCATGCCGCTGTCGATGTGAACTGCATCGGCGCACAGTCTCCTGTGGGCTACTGGAACCTTGTGGACGGCATTCACGCACACGCCTCCGATATCGGCACCTCCGATGATCCCAAGGACACGCAGAAGACCCTGGCCAACGCGACCGTGCAACTCGATAAGCTGACTCGCGAACAGGGCAAGCTGCAGAAGGTTGATGCGGCGAAGCTGGACGCCTGCCTCGCCAAGCAGGACACTGCTTCCGTCGATGCTTCGAAGGCTGTTGGTGTTTCGCTCGGCCTTGAGGAAGCTCCGACCTTGTTCATCAACGGGGACAAGGTCAGCGGCGCTCTCCCGGTCGAGTTCATCTTCGGCATCATCGACGATGCTCTCCGTGCTCAGGGCCTGACGCCGCCTCCGACGTATGTGGCTCCGGCGACGACCGCTTCTGTGGCCGGAGGGAAGTAG
- the moaA gene encoding GTP 3',8-cyclase MoaA — protein sequence MRLLPILGSEQLATALLDGRLRDSHNRTITDLRLSVTDRCNYRCVYCRTGEEGAQYSELPIADYARILRVFVSLGIEKIRLTGGEPLLRQGLLDLIRETAQLRPAFSDAPLDIALTTNGHLLAPLARPLREAGLSRITVSMDAVDPETFTRITRVPGSFERVRDGIRAAQDAGLGPVKVNCVLMRGFNDSQIEAFAEFSRNEGVIVRFIEFMPLEEGRTWAPETVVPMEEIVTRLNAVRPLVELPPNHISETARRFTFEDGRGEIGIIAPVSRPFCGHCSRVRLTSDGKVRTCLFSQSDHDLIGLMHRGASDDDMRSWIRRVIERKEARHHIGEPGFLKPSRSMVHIGG from the coding sequence ATGCGCTTGCTTCCCATCCTCGGGTCTGAACAGCTGGCTACGGCTCTCCTCGACGGGCGTCTGCGCGATAGCCACAACCGCACCATCACCGACCTCCGGCTCTCCGTCACGGACCGCTGCAACTATCGCTGCGTCTATTGCCGGACCGGCGAAGAGGGTGCCCAGTACTCCGAGCTCCCGATCGCAGATTACGCCCGCATCCTGCGGGTCTTTGTCTCCCTGGGCATTGAAAAGATTCGGCTTACCGGTGGCGAGCCCTTGCTGCGTCAGGGCCTGCTGGATCTTATCCGCGAGACCGCCCAGCTTCGTCCCGCCTTTTCGGATGCCCCTTTAGACATCGCCCTGACCACCAACGGCCACCTGCTAGCCCCGCTGGCCCGTCCCCTGCGCGAAGCCGGCCTGAGCCGCATCACCGTGAGCATGGACGCGGTCGATCCCGAGACCTTTACCCGGATCACCCGCGTTCCCGGCAGCTTCGAGCGCGTGCGCGACGGCATCCGCGCGGCGCAGGACGCCGGGCTTGGGCCCGTCAAGGTCAACTGCGTTCTCATGCGCGGCTTCAACGACTCGCAGATCGAGGCCTTCGCGGAGTTCTCGCGGAACGAAGGCGTCATCGTTCGTTTCATCGAGTTCATGCCGCTTGAAGAGGGCAGGACCTGGGCTCCCGAGACCGTCGTTCCCATGGAAGAGATCGTCACGCGTCTCAACGCCGTGCGTCCTCTCGTCGAGCTGCCGCCCAATCACATCAGCGAGACAGCGCGCCGCTTCACCTTCGAAGATGGCCGCGGCGAGATCGGCATCATCGCACCGGTCTCGCGGCCCTTCTGCGGCCACTGCAGCCGTGTGCGCCTTACCTCCGACGGCAAGGTCCGCACCTGCCTGTTCTCACAGAGCGATCACGATCTCATCGGATTGATGCATCGCGGCGCCTCCGATGATGACATGCGCTCGTGGATTCGCCGCGTCATCGAACGCAAGGAAGCTCGCCATCATATCGGCGAACCCGGCTTCCTGAAACCCTCCCGCAGCATGGTGCACATCGGCGGTTGA
- a CDS encoding RDD family protein, with protein MSSAAQQDEIAEGLDYRATGTDSVSGLKQVVAERLAAHRSRRAQELALEAERERATAQIRNQARSGTSRIREAVAARYEHSVSYREFLAAEAERASQQAQAEAEIAARNARAVAEAQMKLMEELDQWNRSEAEAQIESRPGPREVVFEEPRIEAVAERSSGSLTVRMYDDIGAARSATVTTQSQSRSHHVHPADGEDELDQLDQEIEFRRAPEFELHLIEAQPIPGNLIEFPRQLVASRKARPRLAEGPLREDAPVEPQLRIFEVEPEQISIEPEAVEFSGAPEWQGLFLDPNKVATHAPPAEAQHHFTLQPQTAPLELRLMAASIDTGCIGIAFLGFAAVVAKIAGPNLRALSLPLLGVTTAGVLLALFVIFQLLFLSLAEATPGMRYARIALCTFGDANPSRKAMRRRVLAMLLAACPLGIGLAWAFLDDERLGWHDRMSKMYQRAY; from the coding sequence ATGAGCAGTGCGGCGCAGCAAGACGAGATCGCTGAAGGGTTGGACTACCGCGCCACGGGAACGGATAGCGTCAGTGGCTTGAAACAGGTGGTAGCCGAACGGCTGGCCGCGCATCGCAGCCGCAGGGCCCAGGAACTGGCACTGGAAGCCGAGCGCGAGCGAGCGACAGCCCAGATCCGGAACCAGGCCCGCAGTGGAACTTCGCGCATCCGCGAGGCTGTAGCCGCCCGCTACGAACACAGCGTAAGTTATCGCGAATTTCTCGCCGCCGAGGCCGAACGGGCCTCGCAGCAGGCGCAGGCCGAAGCGGAGATCGCCGCACGGAACGCCAGGGCCGTCGCCGAAGCCCAGATGAAGTTGATGGAAGAACTCGACCAGTGGAACCGGTCCGAAGCCGAAGCACAGATTGAATCCCGGCCAGGACCGCGCGAAGTCGTCTTCGAAGAGCCAAGAATTGAAGCCGTAGCGGAAAGATCCTCCGGCAGTCTGACGGTACGGATGTACGACGACATTGGAGCAGCCCGTTCCGCGACGGTCACGACTCAGTCGCAGTCGCGCTCGCATCATGTCCACCCTGCCGACGGCGAGGACGAGCTCGACCAGTTGGACCAGGAGATCGAGTTTCGCCGTGCGCCGGAGTTCGAACTGCACCTCATCGAGGCCCAGCCGATCCCCGGCAACCTGATCGAGTTTCCTCGCCAGTTGGTAGCTTCACGCAAGGCACGTCCCCGGCTGGCCGAAGGTCCGCTGCGCGAGGACGCTCCCGTTGAGCCGCAGTTGCGCATCTTCGAGGTGGAGCCCGAGCAGATTTCAATCGAGCCGGAAGCAGTGGAATTCTCCGGTGCACCCGAGTGGCAGGGACTATTTCTGGACCCCAACAAGGTCGCCACGCATGCGCCGCCCGCCGAGGCGCAGCACCACTTCACGCTGCAACCGCAGACAGCGCCGCTGGAGCTTCGGCTCATGGCGGCCAGCATCGACACCGGCTGCATCGGAATCGCTTTTCTGGGCTTCGCGGCAGTGGTAGCCAAGATAGCTGGACCGAACCTCCGTGCCCTCTCGTTGCCGCTCCTGGGAGTCACCACAGCAGGCGTGCTGCTGGCGCTGTTCGTAATCTTCCAGCTACTGTTTCTCTCGCTCGCGGAAGCCACACCGGGCATGCGCTACGCCCGCATCGCACTCTGCACCTTCGGCGACGCCAACCCCTCACGCAAGGCCATGCGCCGCCGCGTTCTGGCGATGCTGCTGGCAGCCTGCCCCCTGGGCATAGGGCTCGCATGGGCCTTCCTGGACGACGAGCGCCTGGGCTGGCATGATCGCATGTCGAAGATGTATCAGCGGGCGTATTAA
- a CDS encoding MarR family winged helix-turn-helix transcriptional regulator, whose protein sequence is MRIDAFLAESPMFAISRAARRFNALAAQALATDGLSFLEGLVLTAIFFEAPASIKPSELAETFGMTRGNVSHCVSSLEAKGLLQRKIDPEDARAYQLTLKPQGKKCALHVIAAFDKLQKEFEKEVGKPALGETLTTIRRLEALF, encoded by the coding sequence ATGCGCATCGATGCCTTCCTCGCCGAAAGCCCCATGTTCGCGATCAGCCGCGCGGCGCGGCGGTTCAACGCCCTGGCCGCCCAGGCGCTTGCGACCGACGGCCTCAGCTTCCTCGAAGGCCTGGTGCTCACGGCGATCTTCTTTGAGGCGCCTGCCTCCATCAAACCGTCGGAGCTCGCCGAAACCTTTGGCATGACGCGCGGCAACGTGAGCCACTGCGTCTCCTCGCTGGAGGCCAAGGGATTGCTGCAGCGAAAGATTGACCCAGAAGATGCGAGGGCCTACCAACTCACCCTGAAGCCGCAGGGCAAGAAGTGCGCTCTCCATGTCATCGCGGCCTTCGACAAGCTTCAAAAAGAGTTCGAAAAAGAGGTCGGGAAGCCAGCCCTGGGCGAAACCCTCACCACGATTCGCAGGCTGGAAGCGCTCTTCTAG